A stretch of the Longimicrobium sp. genome encodes the following:
- a CDS encoding plastocyanin/azurin family copper-binding protein, which produces MPRARSAALLAAALLVPAILAARPRPAPSLAGTIEGRVTLSPMAQRRVANRYPGEGGGAAHQVGAVPAVAYLVGRVPGGGGARGERPRLTQQDTSFRPPVLVVPVGTSIEFPNRDPFFHNVFSYSSTKRFDLGRYPRGESRTVTFDRPGVVKVYCEIHQWMRSAVIVVENPYHAQVAADGRFTIDGVPPGRYRLAVWDFDRGQRVVDVTIPASGAARVNVNL; this is translated from the coding sequence GTGCCCCGTGCCCGCTCCGCCGCGCTCCTCGCGGCCGCGTTGCTCGTTCCCGCCATCCTGGCCGCGCGCCCGCGCCCCGCGCCCTCGCTCGCGGGAACGATCGAGGGACGCGTGACCCTGTCTCCCATGGCGCAGCGCCGGGTCGCGAACCGCTACCCCGGCGAGGGCGGCGGCGCGGCGCACCAGGTGGGCGCCGTCCCGGCGGTGGCCTATCTCGTCGGCCGCGTACCCGGCGGCGGGGGGGCGCGGGGCGAGCGGCCGCGGCTGACGCAGCAGGACACCTCGTTCCGCCCGCCGGTGCTGGTCGTCCCCGTCGGCACCTCGATCGAGTTCCCCAACCGCGACCCCTTCTTCCACAACGTCTTCTCGTACTCGTCGACCAAGCGCTTCGACCTGGGCCGCTATCCGCGCGGCGAGTCGCGCACGGTGACGTTCGACCGTCCCGGCGTGGTGAAGGTGTACTGCGAGATCCACCAGTGGATGCGCTCGGCGGTGATCGTGGTGGAGAACCCGTACCACGCGCAGGTGGCAGCCGACGGGCGCTTCACCATCGACGGGGTGCCGCCGGGGCGCTACCGCCTGGCCGTGTGGGACTTCGACCGCGGCCAGCGCGTCGTCGACGTCACGATTCCCGCGTCGGGCGCCGCGCGGGTGAACGTGAATCTCTGA
- a CDS encoding lysyl oxidase family protein has translation MRLKTVGKIGFAAAAAGIVFAACERAGNQPTAPVAATAPRAAAQQDLVGTPDLVVDTKVLSSSWIVLEETFTSAQCSVEEGNIPPGVHKSLRFSVLINNIGDADLYVGDPLAHMDPNGDGNFSDQDGLFEFASCHAHFHFRNYAKYEILRINADGSLGTPVQARKRGFCMLDTTPNVSDNSPPKARYYMNCGNLTLHGNQGISTGFGDEYVKQLPGQLFLLTDPNEPVPPGKYVIRITANPPFTPQNGEVCPVQDSQGLCHMFKESNYANNVGMVQIEIPDRVGRTGYGPGQGTYNGEELDAYHHPEAHGNH, from the coding sequence ATGCGGTTGAAGACGGTAGGAAAGATCGGATTCGCGGCCGCGGCTGCGGGAATCGTGTTCGCGGCGTGCGAGCGCGCGGGCAACCAGCCCACGGCTCCCGTCGCCGCCACGGCTCCGCGCGCCGCGGCCCAGCAGGACCTAGTCGGCACGCCCGACCTGGTGGTGGACACCAAGGTGCTCAGCAGCTCGTGGATCGTGCTGGAGGAGACGTTCACCTCGGCGCAGTGCAGCGTGGAGGAGGGGAACATTCCTCCGGGCGTGCACAAGTCGCTGCGCTTCTCGGTGCTGATCAACAACATCGGCGACGCCGACCTGTACGTGGGCGACCCGCTGGCGCACATGGACCCCAACGGCGACGGCAACTTCTCCGACCAGGACGGGCTGTTCGAGTTCGCCAGCTGCCACGCGCACTTCCACTTCCGCAACTACGCCAAGTACGAGATCCTGCGCATCAACGCCGACGGCTCGCTGGGCACCCCGGTGCAGGCCCGCAAGCGGGGCTTCTGCATGCTCGACACCACGCCCAACGTCAGCGACAACTCGCCGCCGAAGGCCCGCTACTACATGAACTGCGGCAACCTGACGCTGCACGGCAACCAGGGGATCAGCACCGGCTTCGGCGACGAGTATGTGAAGCAGCTCCCCGGGCAGCTCTTCCTGCTGACCGACCCCAACGAGCCGGTGCCGCCGGGCAAGTACGTCATCCGCATCACCGCCAACCCGCCCTTCACGCCGCAGAACGGCGAGGTGTGCCCGGTGCAGGACTCGCAGGGCCTTTGCCACATGTTCAAGGAGTCCAACTACGCGAACAACGTCGGCATGGTCCAGATCGAGATCCCCGACCGGGTGGGCCGCACGGGCTACGGGCCCGGGCAGGGGACCTACAACGGCGAGGAGCTGGACGCGTACCATCACCCCGAGGCTCACGGGAACCACTGA
- a CDS encoding S9 family peptidase — MARPAAAGFVAALALLAGAPARAQMDQLTVERIFSSPDFRLQSLPESRWMNGGQRYSFIADEGIVAEDAQTGTRTVLVDGRRLVPQGQTKAIEIEDYAWSADERKLLIFTNSQPVWRQNTKGQFYVYDLATQRLTPVSTTVGWQQFAKLSPDGSKVGFVRDNDLWVTDLATGRETRLTHDGSETIINGTFDWVYEEELDLRDGWRWSPDGQRIAFWRIDDGPVKAFYWMRDTGDPYAQPISLRYPKAGAPNPTAKLGVVAVTGGPVTWLETGTDPSVYLARMEWAESPTEILVQRLNRHQNRLDVMLADARTGTTRTLFTEADSAWVDVDDDLSFIRRGQQFLWSSERDGYNHLYLYNRDGTVARQLTRGAWDVTQVFGVDEKNGWVYFSATEQGPQQRHLYRVRLDGTGFARLTREPGTHSVQLSPETPYYLDTWSRAGSPPTITLHRTDGSVVRSLVDNAAVRQRLAGLAVAQPESFTFRTSDGVELNGWMIKPANFDASKKYPVLMYVYGGPGSQTVTDSWGGSRYLWHQMLAQRGYIVVSVDNRGTGGRGRDFKKQTYLNLGTREAADQIEAARWLATQPYVDASRLGIWGWSYGGYMTAFTLEQPNAPFKAGISVAPVADWGLYDSIYTERFMRTPQENPQGYARSSAIRNAAGLRAKLLLVHGSGDDNVHFQNSVQLVDALQAAGKQFNFMMYPDRNHAIAGGRSVHLYTMMTNWITQNL; from the coding sequence AGGGCATCGTCGCGGAAGACGCGCAGACGGGGACGCGCACCGTGCTCGTCGACGGCCGCCGCCTGGTCCCCCAGGGGCAGACGAAGGCGATCGAGATCGAGGACTACGCCTGGAGCGCCGACGAGCGGAAGCTGCTCATCTTCACCAACAGCCAGCCGGTCTGGCGGCAGAACACCAAGGGGCAGTTCTACGTCTACGACCTGGCCACCCAGCGGCTCACGCCCGTCTCCACCACCGTCGGCTGGCAGCAGTTCGCCAAGCTGTCGCCCGACGGCAGCAAGGTCGGCTTCGTGCGCGACAACGACCTGTGGGTGACCGATCTCGCGACGGGCCGCGAGACGCGGCTGACGCACGACGGCAGCGAGACCATCATCAACGGCACCTTCGACTGGGTCTACGAGGAGGAGCTGGACCTGCGCGACGGGTGGCGCTGGAGCCCCGACGGGCAGCGCATCGCCTTCTGGCGCATCGACGACGGCCCGGTCAAGGCGTTCTACTGGATGCGCGACACGGGCGACCCGTACGCGCAGCCCATCTCCCTGCGCTACCCCAAGGCCGGCGCGCCGAACCCCACGGCCAAGCTCGGCGTCGTCGCGGTCACCGGCGGGCCGGTGACGTGGCTGGAGACGGGGACGGACCCGAGCGTCTACCTGGCCCGGATGGAGTGGGCCGAGTCGCCGACGGAGATCCTCGTGCAGCGCCTGAACCGCCACCAGAACCGGCTCGACGTGATGCTGGCGGACGCGCGCACGGGAACGACACGCACGCTCTTCACCGAGGCCGACAGCGCGTGGGTGGACGTGGACGACGACCTGTCGTTCATCCGCCGAGGGCAGCAGTTCCTGTGGAGCAGCGAGCGCGACGGCTACAACCACCTCTACCTCTACAACCGCGACGGCACGGTGGCCCGCCAGCTCACCAGGGGGGCGTGGGACGTGACCCAGGTGTTCGGGGTGGACGAGAAGAACGGGTGGGTCTACTTCTCCGCCACCGAGCAGGGGCCGCAGCAGCGCCACCTCTACCGCGTGCGGCTGGACGGCACCGGCTTCGCGCGGCTGACGCGCGAGCCGGGGACGCACTCGGTGCAGCTGTCGCCCGAGACGCCGTACTACCTGGACACCTGGTCGCGCGCGGGGTCGCCGCCCACCATCACGCTGCACCGCACCGACGGCAGCGTGGTGCGCTCGCTGGTCGACAACGCGGCGGTGCGGCAGCGCCTCGCCGGGCTGGCGGTCGCGCAGCCGGAGAGCTTCACCTTCCGCACCAGCGACGGGGTGGAGCTGAACGGGTGGATGATCAAGCCGGCCAACTTCGACGCGAGCAAGAAGTACCCGGTGCTGATGTACGTCTACGGCGGCCCCGGCTCGCAGACGGTGACCGACAGCTGGGGCGGGAGCCGGTACCTGTGGCACCAGATGCTCGCGCAGCGCGGCTACATCGTGGTCTCGGTGGACAACCGGGGGACGGGCGGGCGCGGGCGCGACTTCAAGAAGCAGACGTACCTGAACCTCGGCACGCGCGAGGCGGCCGACCAGATCGAGGCGGCGCGCTGGCTGGCAACCCAGCCGTACGTGGACGCCAGCCGGCTGGGGATCTGGGGATGGAGCTACGGCGGCTACATGACCGCGTTCACGCTGGAGCAGCCGAACGCGCCGTTCAAGGCCGGCATCTCCGTGGCTCCCGTGGCGGACTGGGGATTGTACGACAGCATCTACACCGAGCGCTTCATGCGCACGCCGCAGGAGAACCCGCAGGGCTACGCGCGCAGCTCGGCCATCCGCAACGCCGCGGGGCTGCGGGCCAAGCTGCTGCTGGTGCACGGCAGCGGCGACGACAACGTGCACTTCCAGAACAGCGTGCAGTTGGTGGACGCGCTGCAGGCCGCGGGGAAGCAGTTCAACTTCATGATGTACCCGGACCGCAACCACGCCATCGCCGGCGGCCGCTCGGTGCATCTCTACACGATGATGACGAACTGGATCACGCAGAATCTTTGA
- a CDS encoding lysyl oxidase family protein encodes MNGRKALAVVLAAAALAACEGARSELTAPAPSAPRAGRAQDLDGTPNLVVDAAKLASSWVVTHEFLAGNLCSVIEGDVPPGDHYLLRFTVTTPNVGDADVFIGDPRVHIDPNGDGNYSDSDGLFEFASCHHHFHFRNYAKYELFPILSNGSLGTPVKARKRGFCMIDTTPFNSDFSVTPWVYRNCGTPELAGFQGISVGYADTYVKALAGQYFVLDDPAEPVPPGQYVLRITVNPGFAPVAGQPCPVFDSAAGLCHNFSESSYTDNVGQITITIPARTGKTGGSIKTAEDGIDDENRPTS; translated from the coding sequence ATGAACGGAAGGAAGGCACTTGCGGTCGTTCTCGCCGCCGCGGCGCTGGCCGCGTGCGAGGGCGCGAGGTCGGAGCTGACGGCACCGGCGCCCTCGGCGCCGCGCGCCGGCCGCGCGCAGGACCTGGACGGAACGCCCAACCTGGTGGTCGACGCCGCCAAGCTGGCCAGCTCGTGGGTGGTCACGCACGAGTTCCTGGCCGGCAATCTCTGCTCGGTGATCGAGGGCGACGTGCCCCCGGGCGACCATTACCTGCTGCGCTTCACCGTCACCACGCCCAACGTGGGCGACGCCGACGTGTTCATCGGCGACCCGCGGGTGCACATCGACCCCAACGGCGACGGCAACTACTCCGACAGCGACGGGCTGTTCGAGTTCGCCAGCTGCCACCACCACTTCCACTTCCGCAACTACGCCAAGTACGAGCTGTTCCCCATCCTGTCCAACGGCTCGCTGGGCACGCCGGTGAAGGCGCGCAAGCGCGGCTTCTGCATGATCGACACGACGCCGTTCAACAGCGACTTCAGCGTGACGCCGTGGGTGTACCGCAACTGCGGCACGCCGGAGCTGGCGGGCTTCCAGGGGATCAGCGTGGGGTACGCGGACACCTACGTGAAGGCGCTGGCGGGGCAGTACTTCGTGCTGGACGACCCGGCCGAGCCGGTGCCGCCGGGCCAGTACGTCCTGCGCATCACGGTGAACCCGGGCTTCGCGCCGGTGGCGGGCCAGCCGTGCCCGGTGTTCGACTCGGCGGCGGGGCTGTGCCACAACTTCAGCGAGTCGAGCTACACCGACAACGTCGGCCAGATCACCATCACCATCCCGGCGCGCACCGGCAAGACCGGCGGCTCGATCAAGACGGCCGAGGACGGCATCGACGACGAGAACCGTCCGACCAGCTGA
- a CDS encoding DUF4350 domain-containing protein, with product MHRIARISIPILTLCLASPILAQQGPDTTWVPYVARPAYPADGGPRVGIDEAHLNFHTVEGNYRPFAELLRRDGYRVGASALPFSRAGLALFDVLVIANARGGQDAETVSNSAFTAEERAALREWVRGGGSLLLIADHAPFGAAAEALAMEFGVGMSKGFTFDTVAGRNAGNPTFLRFTRENGLLGRHPILEGRGAAERVSVVQSFTGQSLSVPGGSGVLLQLSPTAQDREPPTPEEMRAQAARRQQIADSIAAAIRAGGARDSAVAVAAQLQAQGEQRFVSAAGRAQGVAMAFGAGRVVILGEAAMLSAQKVEIPGRPTIRMGMNVPGHDDQQFALNVLHWLSRLN from the coding sequence ATGCATCGCATCGCCCGTATCTCCATCCCCATTCTCACCCTCTGTCTCGCATCGCCCATTCTCGCGCAGCAGGGGCCGGACACGACGTGGGTGCCGTACGTCGCGCGGCCGGCGTACCCGGCGGACGGCGGCCCGCGCGTGGGGATCGACGAGGCGCACCTGAACTTCCACACGGTCGAGGGGAACTACCGCCCGTTCGCGGAGCTGCTCCGGCGCGACGGATACCGCGTGGGCGCCAGCGCGCTCCCCTTCTCCCGCGCGGGGCTGGCGCTGTTCGACGTGCTGGTGATCGCCAACGCACGCGGGGGACAGGACGCGGAGACCGTTTCCAACTCCGCCTTCACCGCGGAGGAGCGGGCGGCGCTGCGCGAATGGGTGCGCGGCGGCGGCTCGCTGCTGCTGATCGCCGACCACGCGCCGTTCGGCGCCGCCGCCGAGGCGCTGGCGATGGAGTTCGGGGTGGGGATGAGCAAGGGCTTCACCTTCGACACCGTCGCGGGACGCAACGCGGGCAACCCGACCTTCCTCCGCTTCACGCGCGAGAACGGGCTCCTCGGGCGCCACCCGATCCTGGAGGGGCGCGGCGCGGCCGAGCGCGTCTCCGTCGTGCAGAGCTTCACCGGGCAGTCGCTCTCGGTCCCCGGGGGCTCGGGGGTGCTGCTGCAGCTGTCGCCCACGGCGCAGGACCGCGAGCCGCCCACGCCCGAGGAGATGCGCGCGCAGGCCGCCCGCCGCCAGCAGATCGCCGACAGCATCGCGGCCGCGATCCGGGCCGGCGGCGCCCGCGACTCCGCCGTGGCCGTGGCGGCGCAGCTGCAGGCCCAGGGCGAGCAGCGTTTCGTATCCGCCGCCGGGCGCGCGCAGGGAGTGGCGATGGCGTTCGGAGCGGGCCGCGTGGTCATCCTCGGCGAGGCGGCCATGCTCAGCGCGCAGAAGGTGGAGATCCCCGGCCGCCCAACCATCCGCATGGGGATGAACGTCCCCGGCCACGACGACCAGCAGTTCGCCCTGAACGTGCTGCACTGGCTGTCGCGGCTGAACTGA